The Comamonas sp. lk genome contains the following window.
CGCCGCGCTCGACGATGTAATGGCCGTGCTGCACTGGCTGCAGAGCATGGAGAGCACACCCAACCGTCTGCCATTGGCACAAAGCCAGATACTGCTGGGCGGCGACAGCGCCGGCGCCCATCTGGCCTTGGCCGCCGCCGTGCGCCAGCTGCAAGCGGCCGCGCAGGACACGAAGCAAGATGAGCCAAGCGCCCGTATTGCCGGCCTGCTGCTGCTCTACCCGCCGCTGCTGCCCGATCAGGACACGCCCAGCATGCGCGCCTTTGCCAGCGGGTTTGGCCTCACGCCCGAAGCCATGCGCTACTACTGGCAGGCCCTGGGCCAGCCTCAGGGCGCTGCCGCACAGTGGCGCACGCCCAGCCTGTGCACGGCACAAATCGCCCAGTTGCCGCCCACGGTGTTGATGACGGCCAGCCACGACATTCTGCGCGACGAAGCCGAGGCCTTTGCCCGGCAAGCCATAACAGCCGGCGCACCTCTGTGCCTGCTGCGCGCACCGGCCATGATTCACGGCTTTGCCCGCATGCTGGCCGCCAGCCCGGCCGCGCGCCAGCAGGTGGAACTGGCCTGCAGCGCCTTGCTGCAAGCCGTGCACCAGCACAACGCTGCGGGCAAATAAGCTTTGCGCCCCGTGCATGCACAACCTGTGTCGCACGGGTGTACCCTGGGCAAAGTTTGCGCTCACCGCGCACAATTCAGCTGTTTTAGGCTGCCAGCCTTTTATATATAAGCGCTGGCAGCTATTGATTTCATAGTTATGACCCAATCCCCAAACACCCACCTGCAACTGATGCGCCAGGCCGTGGATCTGGCCCATGCCAACCGCTTGAACGGCGGCCGCCCTTTTGCGGCCGTGCTGGCCCAGGATGGCGAAGTGATTGCCAGCGGCGTGAACAACATCATTGCCAGCCACGGCCCATCCACCCATGCAGAGATGGAGGCCATTCGCGCCGGCACCCGCCAGCGCGCCAACCCCAGCCTGGCCGGCTTGACGATTTACGCCAGCGGCCACCCCTGCCCCATGTGCCTGGCGGCCGTGGTCATGGGTGGAGCCCAGCAGGTATTCTTTGCTTTCGACAACCAAGATGCCGCGCCTTACGGCCTATCCAGCGAAAGCACGTACCAGCAGCTGCGCCTGTCGCTGACACCGCCGCCGCTGCCCATCACCCGCATCGACACCGGCATCCGTGCAGAACAGTTGTACGGCGATGCCGCCTGGCCTGCCGCCTGAAAAAGCTGAAGCCCCCTAATGGGCCAAAATACCGACGCGGGGCGGCAAACAAAGCACCGCACCGCGTCGTACTGTGCAAAGCAGTCCCCCGGCATACAAGCGAATACAACAAGCCACCCAGCCCTTGAAGTGCAGCCTCGTGATCACAAGCCGTGATCACCCATACCGCAGCCCTGGGCCAGAATTTTCATGACCGCATTGTCTTCACATCCTCAACGCGTCTCGCCACTGCTGTGGCTGACCGTGGTGCTGCTCATCACCATCAATCTGCGCCCGTTTCTCTCGGCTCCAGGCCCGCTGGGTCCGGTCATACAGGCCGCCACGGGCATGGATTTGCGCGCGTTCTCCTGGCTCACGCTGCTGCCCATGGTGCTCATGGGGCTGGGCGGCTGGCTTGCGCCTTCGGCACTGCAGCGACTGGGCGCACGCCAGGCCATCGTCGGTTCGCTGATTCTGGTTGCTCTGGGCTGTGCACTGCGCATTGCCGGAGCCAGCAGCACGGTGCTGATAGCGACCGCCGGTCTGTGCGGCGCGGGCGTGGCCCTGGTGCAAAGCATCTTGCCGGGCCTGATCAAGCGCCAGTCGCCGCACAACGTGCCATTCATGATGGGCCTGTACTCCGCAGCCCTGATGGGCGGCGGAGCCTTTGGCGCCCAACTCTCACCGCTGGCCATTCAATGGGGGCTGAGCTGGCAAGCCTCTTTGGCCATGTGGGCGGTGCCCGTGGTCATCGCCCTGCCGCTGGCCTGGTATGCGCTGAGCCGCATAGGCCTACCTGCGCCCTCTGCCATACCCTCGGCCATAGCCTCGGCGAAAAACACCCCGCCGGCCTCCAGCGACACCGCCTGGCTGATGCGCCGCCGCCGCACCTGGCTGCTGGTGCTGAGCTTCGGCCTGATGAACGGCGGCTATGCCTCCACCGTGGCCTGGCTGGCGCCCTTTTATCAAACCCATGGCTGGACGGCCACGCAAAGCGGCTCGCTGGTCGCCATTCTCTCGATCGCCCAGGCCGCGTCGGCCCTGACCATGCCTGCCCTGGCCGCACGCAGCGCGGATCGCCGCCTCTGGCTGATTCTGGCCTTGCTGCTGCAAGCCGTCGGCTTTGCGCTGATGGCGCTGTGGCCCACGGCCGCACCCACGCTCAGCATCGTGATTCTGGGCATCGGTCTGGGCGGCTGCTTCTCGCTCTATATGCTGGTAGCGCTAGACCACCTGCCCTCCCCCACACAGGCCGGCGCACTCAATTCGCTGATGCAGGGCGGCGGCTTCATCCTGGCGGCTCTCGCGCCCTGGATCGTGGCCCAGCTGCAGCAGCTCAGCGGCAGCTGGACGGTGGGCTGGCTTTACCAGGCGGGCGTGGCCGCACTGGTGTGCCTGATGGTCGCGCAGTTCAACCCCAAACACTATGCGCGGGAGATGCGCCAACCCTGACGGCCACCAGCATTCGCAAAAAAAGGGCCTGGAAGTATCCAGACCCTTTCGGTTTTCGGTCAGCTGTCCATCACTCGTTGACCAGCAATTGCAGGCCGTGCGCCTCGGTGGGCAGCGGCACCTCCCATTTGTGCAACATGCCCAGCAAGGCGGCGTTGCTCAAGCTGGTGTTGCGCTGGCTGTTGCGGGCCAGCAAGGCCGGCTTGCTGGCCTCCAGGTGCACCAGCTCCACCTGCGCGCCATAGGCCAGGCACAGGTCCAGCGATTTGCCTCGCATTTGTTTGGATAGATGCGTGGCGTTCCAGACAAACGCGGCCTTGGTGCGCAGCAGGCTTTTGGCCTTGTCCACGGCACGGTGGGCGGCTGCACCCTCGTTGTCGCCATGGCGCAGACCCAGCTCGGTGCGCGCGTCGTCAAACGACACCACGGGCAAAGCCCCGTGGTGCCGGGCCACCCAGCGGTTCTTGCCCGCTGCAGGCAGGCCGCACATGATGATGACGCGCGAGCCCGACTCCTCATGCAGCGCATAGTCGGGATGCAGCTCGGCCCCACGGAAATAGCGCACCGCCGTCTCTGCCGATGCAAACGCACGCGGCTTGCGCAGGCAGCCCTCTTCGAGCGCCAGTTCTTTGAACAGCTCGATATTGAGCAGCACATTGCCCACATCGGGGCAGACGCGCCCGCGTATATCGGCCCGCGCCAGCAGCACCAACAACTGCAGGTCGACCTGCCAAGATAGCTCGCGAACGATGAACTCCGGCGAGACACCCCGGCGAGAATCGGCAAACGCAAAAAACGGCACTTGGTGCACGGCAATCAGGCGGCAGATGGCCTCACGCTGCGCCACCGGCGCGCCGGCCTCCCACAGCATCAGCCGTGCATCCATCGCGCCCCGGCGCGAATGGCCGGGCTGCGAGATACGGCCATCCTCACTGACCTGCGTGGTCGAGCACTTGGCCACATCGTGCAGCAGCGCCGCAAGGAAAACGGTCTCGCGCTCCTCATGGGTGAGAAATGCATAGTCGGCGTCAGCCAACAACTCGGCTACCACCATCTGTGTATGCGTCCAGACATCGCCTTCGGCGTGATAAACCGGGTCTTGCGGCGTGGTCTTGGCCCGCTCCAGTTGCGGGAAGGCCTGCAGACAGGCAGCCCAGTCCACACGGGCATGAGTGGAATGCGGCGAGCAATGAGGCACAAGGTCCGCTATCTGTTTCCAGCTCCACATATAAAACTCCTTCCGCAGTTCACTGACTGTGGTTCTGATATCTTTTTGATAGCTGTTAGCGCTTTATAGACAAGCGTCACCAGCTCTTTTGAATCGTATTGGCGAAAATATCGATGCCAGCGCGCAGGCCGTTGGCGACGATGGGCCGCTCGCTGTGGTGAGAACCAGATTCGAGAATCACCTGCACAAAGTCCGCGCGCACAAACTTGTAGCGCTCCACGGTCTGGCCGTTTTCCTCGACCTTGATGTACAGGCCTTCGGCCAGATCCGAGGCATCGGTCTGCTTCCAGGCCAGCGGCAAATCCAGCTGCTGCCGCTGCAGCTGCGCCTCGAACACTGCCTTCCAGCCCGGGCTGCGCGCCAGCGATGGGACCAGCAGCGCCAGCAAGTCCTGCACGCGCCTGGGAGCGATGCCGCTGTAGAGCACGGGCACCGAGACCACGGGCACATCGGCCAGCAGCGCATGGCGGCGCGGAGTGTCGAGAAAGCAACCGCTGGACCTGTCCCAGACATCGAACTCGCAAAACCAATGCGGCAGCGCGTCGTAGAACAGCGAATGCTTGGCATACAACCACTCGCCATACATGATGAATCGGTCGTCCAGCAGCGACATCAGCGCTGCCTCATGGGCCTTGGCCCATTGCTTGTAAGCATTGAACTGGTGCTCACGCCCGCCCATCTGATCGAGCTGCAGATAGTGGCCACGCGACTGCAGCAGCAAGCTGCCATCTGCGCCAAAGCTCAGCGCCGAGTTGGCACCATCGAGCTTTTCCTCGACCACGATATGCCGGCCGGCCAAGGCCTCGTAAGCCACGGCATCGGCCTGGTCACCGACTTGCAAGCGCGAACCACGCAAATGCGGTGTGCGCGGGTATTTGAGAATGTCCAGATTGAATAGATGTTGTGAAGTCATGTTGTGCTTTCCAAAGAGGGAATAAGCCATGCGCGAAAGACATGGCAGACAAAGCAACGACAACGGCAGCGCCGCGGTGGGGCGAGAGCAATGGCCTCTGACCGGCCGGCAAAAAGCGGGTCAGAGCCTCAGGAAGTGGAATCGCCTGGAATCCGGGTGCAACCCGGATAGAGAACACCAAGCAAGAGCCGCCCACAGCGACGGCATCGCCCTCCTGGGCGGAGGAAGGCGCAAAGCGCCTCAGGGGGCAGAAAAGGAATCCACGCGCACCGCAGCGCACACGCCTGGGAAATCAGCGTGTGACGAAGTCGTTTAGCAGAAACGAATGCGGCGGGACATGGTGCACCTCGAAAAAGAGAGCGAGTAACGCAGGTGGAGTAACGGCTGGCGAGTGTAGAGCCTACTGTCGGCATTTGCCAAGCCTCGATGCACGCACTGTGGCGCGAACCGCACGCTGGCCTTTTCCCTACACGGTGCAGGTTTCACGGTACTGAAACATGGAGTCGATACAAATGCGGGTTTTCATGCACCTGCCACACCCCCAATGACATCTGCAAAAGCCCTGAGCCAGCATCTTCTGATCTCCGTGATTGCCGCCGCCGCGTTGACAGCCTGCGGTGGCGATGACAACCAAGCGACGGCACCCGAGCCCGAAGTCCCGGTGGTCCCTGCGCCAGAGCCTACACCCGAGCCCGAGAAGACCCCGCTGTCCCTGTCGCTACTCAAAATCGGCAGCTACCAATCCGGCATCTTTTTGCAAAGCGCCGCAGAGATCACCGCTTTCGATCCCGCCACCAAGCGCGGCTTTGTGGTCAATGCCCAGAAAGGTGCGCTGGATGTGCTGGACATGAGCAACCCCGCCGCGCCACGACTGGTGGCCAGTCTGGATGCCACCAAGCTCTCGCTGGGCACAGGGGCCTCCATCAACAGCGTGGCCGTCCAGGGCGGGCTGGTCGCTGCCGCCG
Protein-coding sequences here:
- a CDS encoding alpha/beta hydrolase fold domain-containing protein; translated protein: MACDNGSIDPALARTLQGFARLDAETATPQLSYVQRRRLLSELQAQQIRRPWPGIDRQDHFLAASGREICVRSYAKPGHPGCKTLVWLHGGGWMVGDLNTHDDLCEHLALFSGCRVLSVHYRRTPENPFPAALDDVMAVLHWLQSMESTPNRLPLAQSQILLGGDSAGAHLALAAAVRQLQAAAQDTKQDEPSARIAGLLLLYPPLLPDQDTPSMRAFASGFGLTPEAMRYYWQALGQPQGAAAQWRTPSLCTAQIAQLPPTVLMTASHDILRDEAEAFARQAITAGAPLCLLRAPAMIHGFARMLAASPAARQQVELACSALLQAVHQHNAAGK
- a CDS encoding nucleoside deaminase, with the protein product MTQSPNTHLQLMRQAVDLAHANRLNGGRPFAAVLAQDGEVIASGVNNIIASHGPSTHAEMEAIRAGTRQRANPSLAGLTIYASGHPCPMCLAAVVMGGAQQVFFAFDNQDAAPYGLSSESTYQQLRLSLTPPPLPITRIDTGIRAEQLYGDAAWPAA
- a CDS encoding cyanate transporter — translated: MTALSSHPQRVSPLLWLTVVLLITINLRPFLSAPGPLGPVIQAATGMDLRAFSWLTLLPMVLMGLGGWLAPSALQRLGARQAIVGSLILVALGCALRIAGASSTVLIATAGLCGAGVALVQSILPGLIKRQSPHNVPFMMGLYSAALMGGGAFGAQLSPLAIQWGLSWQASLAMWAVPVVIALPLAWYALSRIGLPAPSAIPSAIASAKNTPPASSDTAWLMRRRRTWLLVLSFGLMNGGYASTVAWLAPFYQTHGWTATQSGSLVAILSIAQAASALTMPALAARSADRRLWLILALLLQAVGFALMALWPTAAPTLSIVILGIGLGGCFSLYMLVALDHLPSPTQAGALNSLMQGGGFILAALAPWIVAQLQQLSGSWTVGWLYQAGVAALVCLMVAQFNPKHYAREMRQP
- a CDS encoding AAA family ATPase, yielding MWSWKQIADLVPHCSPHSTHARVDWAACLQAFPQLERAKTTPQDPVYHAEGDVWTHTQMVVAELLADADYAFLTHEERETVFLAALLHDVAKCSTTQVSEDGRISQPGHSRRGAMDARLMLWEAGAPVAQREAICRLIAVHQVPFFAFADSRRGVSPEFIVRELSWQVDLQLLVLLARADIRGRVCPDVGNVLLNIELFKELALEEGCLRKPRAFASAETAVRYFRGAELHPDYALHEESGSRVIIMCGLPAAGKNRWVARHHGALPVVSFDDARTELGLRHGDNEGAAAHRAVDKAKSLLRTKAAFVWNATHLSKQMRGKSLDLCLAYGAQVELVHLEASKPALLARNSQRNTSLSNAALLGMLHKWEVPLPTEAHGLQLLVNE
- a CDS encoding RNA ligase family protein, whose protein sequence is MTSQHLFNLDILKYPRTPHLRGSRLQVGDQADAVAYEALAGRHIVVEEKLDGANSALSFGADGSLLLQSRGHYLQLDQMGGREHQFNAYKQWAKAHEAALMSLLDDRFIMYGEWLYAKHSLFYDALPHWFCEFDVWDRSSGCFLDTPRRHALLADVPVVSVPVLYSGIAPRRVQDLLALLVPSLARSPGWKAVFEAQLQRQQLDLPLAWKQTDASDLAEGLYIKVEENGQTVERYKFVRADFVQVILESGSHHSERPIVANGLRAGIDIFANTIQKSW